In the Arthrobacter sp. Soc17.1.1.1 genome, CCTCGACCGGCTCACCGACACTCCAGCGGAGATCATCACCGAGGTCGGGGACACCCTCCGGCAGACACCGCTCGGTCTGGCTCTCTTCGGTGATGCATCACAGCGCACGGGTCCCGGTCGGAGCATCGGATACCGGTGGTTCACCGACCCCGCAGCCAGGGAAGCGTACCCCGTCGAGGAACGCGAACGGCTGTCGCGCGTCTACGCCTCGGGCCTGCGACAGCTCGTGGCCCTGCGCGGGCCGGGCTCGCGGGCAGCCGAACTGGCCGCGAGCCTCCAGGACAACGCGGACTTCCGCCGCGTCTGGGACACCCAGGAAGTCGGCGTGCAGCCACCCGAGGTCAAACGCTTCCTGCACCCGGCAGTCGGCCGCCTGGATCTGAACTGCCAGACCCTGCTCGATCCGGACCAGTCCCACCGCCTCCTCGTCTACACAGCCGTACCAGGCAGCGACAGCCATGAGAAACTGCAACTGCTGGCGGTCATCGGCACGCAGAGCATCCCCTCCTGACCGCCGGCACCCTCAGCCACTGTCTGGCAAACCGTGGCTCGACAGGTCCTAGCTGCGCATGAGCAACCGGTGAACCATGAGATCAGGCGCCGATACCGGCACCCCTGATCCTCCGACCGAAGGAACTCCTCATGGCCCGCACCCACGACCTCACCATCCCCGACCTGACCGGGACACTCGCCGTCGTCACCGGAGCGAGCGACGGGATCGGCACCGTCATCGCGACACGGCTGGCCGGAGCCGGCGCGGAGGTCATCATGCCCGTCCGCAACCAGGCCAAAGGCGACGCGGCAGCGCAGCGGATCCGCGCCGCCGTCGACGGCGCCAGGGTCAGTACCCGGTCCCTGGATCTGTCATCGCTGGAATCCGTCACATCCCTGGCGGCCACGCTCTCGTCGGAGGGCCGTCCGATCAACATCCTGATCAACAACGCCGGCGTCATGCAACCACCCGCACGGCAGGAGACCCGTGATGGGTTCGAACTGCAGTGGGGCACGAACCACCTCGGCCACTTCGCCCTCACCCTGGGCCTGCTGCCGCTCCTGCGCGAAGGCCACGCCCGGATCACCCACCAGACCAGCGTGGCCGCCCGGAAGGGCTCGATGAACTGGGACGACCTGAACCATGAGCAGGGCTACGACGTCATGAAGGCGTACACCGGGTCCAAGATCGCCGTGGGCCTCTTCGCGCGCGAACTCGATGCACGGAGCCGCGCCAACGGATGGGGCATCAGCAGCAACCTCTCACATCCCGGCATCTCCCCGACCAACCTGCTCGCAGCACAACCCGCCCTGGGCCGCGACAGGACGCCCCCGGCGCGCCGTCTCATCGGCTTCCTCTCCCGGATCGGTCTCGCCGGGACCCCGGACAGCGCAGCACTACCCGCACTCATGGCGGCCACCGACCCTGAATACGGAGGAGACCAGTTCTTCGGGCCCAAGCGCACCGCCGGTGGACCGCCGACCCTGCAGGATTTCTGGGCACCCCTGCGCGACATGGACGATGCTCGCCGCATCTGGGAGGTGTCCGAGCAGATCGTCGGCGCGCGAGCGAACCACTGACGCAGATGCCGGTCATCGAGAAGTCAGCCGGCGTGGGAAGAAGGCTGCCAGCAATATAGGAGAAGGGGCGATTGCCGTTCACCTCGACGTGACGGATGCCGCCTCCATCAGCGCAGCGGCCGAACAGATCCGCTTGGAAGCCGGCCGACTGGATCTTCTCATCAACAACGCCGCCGTCTCCGGTACCCGCACTGATATCCAGAGCTTCGAAGAACTCCGAGCATCACCCACAGCCAGCGGGGTCCCTCTGGAAGAAGTACGAGCAGTGTGGGAAGTCAATGTATTCGGCCCTTTGGCGGTATATCAGCCCTGGTCGCCTTCCAAGGAACAGAAACCGTCGAGGAAGCCGCTCGTGAGATCGTACGAGTGGCTCGCCTCGGCCCTGATGGACCAACCAACACCTGCACTACGTGGAACGGAACAGGCCTTCCCTGGTGATCCAATCACCACGCGCCAATGACTGAGTACGCAAGCGACGTCCATCATCCCGACGGACCAGGGTGTGACTCCGCTTCCCGTAGTCGCTCGTGGCGGTGATCCGAACTACATCTTTCGACAAACCGTGTTGTACCCACTGGCACTATCCACCACAGGAGACCTCATGCAGACACGCACACTGGGCACTCAGGGCCTGACCACGTCCGCCATCGGTTACGGCTCGATGGGAATTTCAATGGCCTATGGAGCGGCCGACGCCGAGGGTGGTGCCTCTGCGATTCAGCGTGCCTACGATCTGGGCGTCACCTTCTTCGATACCGCCGAGCTGTACGGCTGGGGGGAGAACGAGAAGGTCGTTGGCCACGCGGTGAAGAACTTCCGCGACGATGTCGTCATCGCGACGAAGTTCGGCTTCACCAGAGAGTTCGGGTTCGACAGCCGGCCGGAGCACATCCGCGAGGTCGTCGACAACAGCCTCCGCTACCTCGGGATGGACCACATCGACGTCCTCTACCAGCACCGGGTGGACCCCGGCGTCCCCATCGAGGACGTCGCCGGAACCGTGAAGGAACTCATCGACGCCGGAAAGGTCACGTACTTCGGTCTCAGTGAAGCCGGACCGGAAACTATGCGCCGCGCCCATGCCGTCCAGCCCGTCTCGGTTCTTCAGACCGAGTACTCCCTCTTCGAGCGTGAAGTCGAAGTGCTGTTCCCGACCTTGCACGAGCTCGGTATCGGCTTCGTTCCCTACTCGCCCCTCGGCCGCGGGTTCCTCACCGGGACCGCCAAGCCGGCTTCCGAATACGAGGAAGCCGACATGCGCAGCTGGGACGCCCGCTGGCAGCCCGGCCACTTCGAGAAGAACGTCGAGGCCACCCGCCGGCTGACCGAACTCGCAGCCTCCAAGGACGCCACTGTTGCACAGCTCGCCCTCGCCTGGCTCCTCGCGCAAGGAGAACACATCGTCCCCATCCCCGGCACCCGCAGCCCACAGCGCGTCGAAGAGAACGTCGGAGCAGCGGACCTCACTCTCACCGCAGCCGACCTCACCCGCATCAAGGAGATCCTCCCCACCGGAGGGTTCGGATCCCGCTACCCCGAGGACATGAGCCCGAATTGGCAGTAACAGGGTGCAGGTACAGAAGAGGAGCGGAACCCACATCGGGTTCCGCTCCTTCACCTGTGCTCCTGTGATTCGATGACATTTCTGCTGCTCGAACCGATGAGACATTGTCATCCCGAGCCGGCTCCGCTCTCGAGGCCCCTTGAGACGGGCTTGTAGGCTGGCGCAGTGCCTAGACTCACCACCGCCGACAGATCGTGGTCCGACGAAGCCGTTCGGCGCATCGAGGCGGAAGGCAACCGCTCGGCGGACACGCACCTCTTCGCGGTACCGCTTCCCGAACACTGGGGCGTGCAGGTGTATCTGAAGGACGAGTCCACCCACCGGACCGGCAGCCTCAAACACAGGCTGGCCCGATCCCTCTTCCTTTTCGGTTTGGTCAACGGCTGGATCACGGAGGGGACCACGATCGTGGAGGCATCCAGTGGCTCGACAGCGGTGTCCGAGGCGTACTTCGCCCAGTTGCTGGGTCTGCCGTTCATCGCCGTGATGACGGCGACCACGAGCCCGGAGAAGATCGCACTGATCGAGCAGTACGGCGGGAAGTGCCGGTTCGTCGAGCACGCCTCAGACGTCTACGCCTCTGCCGAGGCGGTGGCGCGGGAGACCGGAGGCCACTACATGGACCAGTTCACCTTCGCCGAGCGAGCTACCGACTGGCGCGGCAACAACAACATCGCGGAGTCCATTTTCGGACAGCTCGCTCTCGAGCCTCATCCGCTGCCCACCTGGATCGTGGTGGGGGCCGGGACTGGAGGGACGAGCGCGACGATCGGCCGTTACCTCCGCTATCACCGTCACCCGACGCGCCTCGCCGTCGTCGACCCCGAACACTCGGCGTTCTATCCGGCATGGGCTCATCCGGGCTCAACCCCGACCGGTCGCTCCTCCCGCATAGAGGGCATCGGCCGGCCGCGCCCGGAACCGAGCTTCGTGCCGTCCGTCATCGATGTGATGATCCGGGTACCGGATGCCGCATCGGTCGCCGCCGCGCAGCACCTTCGGACACTCACCGGGCTGCACGCGGGACCCTCGACGGGAACCAATCTTTGGGGCGTATGGCAGCTTGTCGCGGATCTCATCGCCGACGGCCGTTCGGGAAGCATCGTCTCGCTCATGTGTGACTCCGGCGACCGTTACGCGGCCACGTACAACGACCACGACTGGCTGATGCGCAAAGGCCTGGACCCGTCCCCTGCACTCTCGACTCTTCACGACTTCTTCGAGACCGGCGTCTGGCCCGAAGGGACGCTGGACCCGACTGACTGAGATTCAATCGATCGAGCTGCCAGACGCAGTGATAGAGAGCAACGTGCGTATCAATCGACGGATACGGGTAAGGCTCACCTCGAGCGCGTGGCGGACCTGCACACCGCCCAGGGCACTTCAGCTCCCTCACGACGAACTCCGGCTTCCAGGAGCGTAGAAGTGGCACCAGAACGTCGGTGACAGCCCAACACTCATTCGCCTCGTTCCGCGGGTCATCCATCTAGGGGCTACCAGCGCCCAGCGTGATGTCATCTTTGCCGCTGCAGACAGTGCAGCAGCATTCACGAACTGGAGCGTGACCCTCTTCGCGGCGGCGCCTGGCGCGCCCACGCGAGGAACCACTGGCCATGACTCGAGCTGCATCTGAGCAGACCGGTTCCTCCGTGATGTCTGATCCGGCCTGCCGGAAGGAACGGGTCTTCAGGGATTGTAGGGCGCGCCGTCGTGACGCGGCGTCGTGCCCACGTCGTGTTCAAAGCTGCGACGGCAAGGCCGTCAGCGATCGAAGCCGCTCCTGCGTTCTCTTCAGTACGCGCACAAGCATGATGTCGTGCTCGCTGTCCAGCCACTCCCCTAGTGCGCTGTCGAAGATGAGCACAGCGTATGCCGCGAGAAGTTGCGCATCCTTCGGCTCCACCGGATAGCCGACGAGCGCTCGGGCGATCACGTCAGCAAGTACTGCGTTCTTCAGCAGTTCACGCTCCCGCAGTGCCGAATCCCGAGAGATGGTCGCACGTCGTGCCTGGATGTCGCTCTTCCACTGCGCCAGGGGGCCCGCAGCAATTGCAGCGAGTCCATGCATCACCATCTCGAGAGGAGGCAGCGAAGCAGGCGCGTCCGCCAACACCTGTGCTACCGCAAGGTCCATTCACCCGACGACACACGCAGCATTACCAAGTGTTCAGATGTGACGACCGGGTTTTCACAGGATCTGGGTGGGCTGCTCGTTCTGCTGACCAGCGCCGCAGGGACAGAGGGCGCATCAGGACGATACCTATGAGAATGGACCGCCGGATTGACAGGAGTATTGTGCGAAGCGCTCGCGCGATGTAAGCGGTAGCCGCCGTCCTGGCGCCGGCCCGGGTGTTCTTCAGATGCGGTGCCGTCAGTGGTGGTAAGCGGGCGCCGCCATGAGCGCATCCTGCGCCGAGCGAGGGGCCCGATCCAGCAGGTCGCCCAGGAGCGGGTCGACCCCACTGAAGAAACCCTCCTGCGCCGCCTGGTACATGCCCAGGATGAAGCGCGCCATGAACTTGGCCTGGCCTGCCGTAACCATGGCAGCGAGCCACTCGTCCGGGTCGAGCACCTCGAATTCGATGTCGCGGCCGCTGAGCTCGGAGGCGATCGCGGCGATCTCTCCGAAGCTGACCGCCGCGGGCGCCGTCAGGGTCGTCGGACCGTCAAAGGTACGACCGGAGGTCATGACGACCGCCGCAGCTTCCGCAGCATCCTCCCGGGCAGTCCACGACACGGGGCCGTCGGCAGGAACGCTGATGCGTCCGGTGTCCCGCCAGGGACCGGCGATCTGGTTCAGGCTGTGGGCGTAGAAGCCGTTTCGCAGGGAGGTCCAGGCAAGGCCCGAGTCCGCGAGGATCTGCTCGGTGGCATAGTGGTCGCGGCCCGGGGCGAACGGCGTGTTCGGCGCTGCGCCCTGGTGGCTGGTGTACAGGACGCGGCCGACGCCGACCTCGACTGCCGCCTCGATCGCGTTGCGATGGAGCGCGACGGCGTCAGCCTTCGGGTCGCTCGACGAGACGAGCAGTAACTGGTCGGCGCCCGCGAAGGCGGCCGGGAGGCCCGCGGGGCTCGCGTAATCCCCGGGGCGGACCTGCACCCCTGCGTCGGCAAAGCGCTGCGCCTTCGTGATGTCGCGTGCTACGACGACGATCTCGCTGGCGGGGACACGCGTGAGCAGGTGGTCTACGGTGGTGCCGTTGAGCGTGCCGGTCGCTCCGGTGATGACGATCATGAAGGTCTCCTCGAGGTCAGTGGTATCGGTGGTTCGGTGGTATCGGTGGTATCGGTGGTATCGGTGGTATCGGTGGTATCGGTGGTATCGGTGGTATCGGTGGTATCGGTGGTATCGGTGGTATCGGTGGTATCGGTGGTATCGGTGGTATCGGTGGTATCATCATAGAGATAACCACGAAAACATAACGATAACAACATTGCGATATCGTTGGAACATGACCGGGACGACCAGACGCCGCGACGACACCAGGGCAAGGATCGTCGAGGTCGCCGCTGGCCTGTTGCAGGAACACGGGTCCGCAGCAGTGACCACCCGTGGGGTCGCAGAGGCGGCTGGAGTCCAAGCACCTGCCATCTACCGACTCTTCGGGGACAAAGACGGCCTCATGGAAGCTATCGCCGAGCACGTGATGGCGACCCAGGTCGCCGCGAAGGCAGGCGTGGTGGCCGCTGCGAGCTCGGACGGCGTCGACCCTCTTGCTGACCTGCGGGCCGGATGGGCCTCCTACATGGAATTCGGGTTGAGCAATCCCGCCCTCTTCCACCTCCTGAGTGACCCCACACGGGCAGCTCGCTCACCCGCCGCTGAAGCCGGCCAGGACGTCCTGCGGGCCCGGGTTCACCGAATCGCCATGACCGGGCGACTGAGGGTCGGGGAGCAGCGCGCGGTCGCCCTGATCCACGCCGCAGGGGTCGGCGTCATCACCACACTGCTCGCAACACCCGTCGCCGACCGCGACCCTGACCTGCCCGAGGTGATGCTCCACGCAGTTCTAAAACAGATCCTCACCGACGCCACCGCCCCCGCGGACGACGCTTCGGTCGCGGTGGCCCTGCGCGCTGCGGCACCGCAGCTCGACATGCTCAGCCCGGCGGAACAGTACCTCCTCACCGAGTGGCTCGACCGCGTCATCACGATGAACCGACGACCCGGTGGAGATGAGGCCGGCGAGGCCGAGGAGCGGCAGAAGCGGGGCGGCGGTGGCGACGGTCAGGGACGCGCGGGGATGTGCGTCGGTTAGGCTCGCGCCATGGCCACATCCGCAGATCAGACCTTCTCGATCGTGTATTCGAGTACGGCAAACCATCCATTGAGCGATACGGATCTCGCCGCCCTGCTGACGACGAGCCGGCGGAACAATGCCCGCGTCGATGTCACCGGGCTGCTGCTGTACCGGCAGGGTCGCTTCCTCCAGGTGCTCGAGGGCCCTGAGGCGGGTGTACGGGACCGCTTCCGCATGATCGAATCGGACGCCCGCCATACGGATGTGCGGGTCCTCGTCGAGGACCGGAGCATGCAACGCCAGTTCCCCGACTGGACCATGGCTTACGAGCCCATCACGACGGCCATGGCAGCTGACATCCCGGGCTATGGGAGATCATTCGACGACATGGCCGGCGTCAGCCGGAGCGAGGACCTGGCTGACACGATCCGGACGGCCCGTGCGCTCATCCACTGGTTCCAGGACCGCTCCATCCCACTGCTCTGAGGATCCCTGCCTGAAGCTGCACGTCGAATCAGGCCGTGGTTCGGGCTCACCCGGGGGCAGCAGTGAGTAGCCCTCGCCTCGGCGGAAGATCACATCCTGGTCCCCTACGGTTCCCGGGTAGCTATGGTCAGGGGGCTCTTTCGATGGCGAGGATAGTGACATCGATGTCCCCGACGGTCAGCCCCGTGGCCCGAATGAGGTCTGCCGCGAGGGCTTGTGCTTCGTGTGCGAGCTCAAGGGCGGATCTGCTGATA is a window encoding:
- a CDS encoding helix-turn-helix transcriptional regulator — protein: MIDREALGSFLRHRRESLQPEDVGLMRGQRRRTSGLRREEVAGLCHMSSDYYARLERGTGPHPSEQMMAAIAQGLHLTLGERDHLFRLAGHTPPPRGTDSEFVSPGLLRILDRLTDTPAEIITEVGDTLRQTPLGLALFGDASQRTGPGRSIGYRWFTDPAAREAYPVEERERLSRVYASGLRQLVALRGPGSRAAELAASLQDNADFRRVWDTQEVGVQPPEVKRFLHPAVGRLDLNCQTLLDPDQSHRLLVYTAVPGSDSHEKLQLLAVIGTQSIPS
- a CDS encoding SDR family oxidoreductase, whose product is MARTHDLTIPDLTGTLAVVTGASDGIGTVIATRLAGAGAEVIMPVRNQAKGDAAAQRIRAAVDGARVSTRSLDLSSLESVTSLAATLSSEGRPINILINNAGVMQPPARQETRDGFELQWGTNHLGHFALTLGLLPLLREGHARITHQTSVAARKGSMNWDDLNHEQGYDVMKAYTGSKIAVGLFARELDARSRANGWGISSNLSHPGISPTNLLAAQPALGRDRTPPARRLIGFLSRIGLAGTPDSAALPALMAATDPEYGGDQFFGPKRTAGGPPTLQDFWAPLRDMDDARRIWEVSEQIVGARANH
- a CDS encoding SDR family NAD(P)-dependent oxidoreductase, whose protein sequence is MLAASGRCPSRSSARERTTDADAGHREVSRRGKKAASNIGEGAIAVHLDVTDAASISAAAEQIRLEAGRLDLLINNAAVSGTRTDIQSFEELRASPTASGVPLEEVRAVWEVNVFGPLAVYQPWSPSKEQKPSRKPLVRSYEWLASALMDQPTPALRGTEQAFPGDPITTRQ
- a CDS encoding aldo/keto reductase; the protein is MQTRTLGTQGLTTSAIGYGSMGISMAYGAADAEGGASAIQRAYDLGVTFFDTAELYGWGENEKVVGHAVKNFRDDVVIATKFGFTREFGFDSRPEHIREVVDNSLRYLGMDHIDVLYQHRVDPGVPIEDVAGTVKELIDAGKVTYFGLSEAGPETMRRAHAVQPVSVLQTEYSLFEREVEVLFPTLHELGIGFVPYSPLGRGFLTGTAKPASEYEEADMRSWDARWQPGHFEKNVEATRRLTELAASKDATVAQLALAWLLAQGEHIVPIPGTRSPQRVEENVGAADLTLTAADLTRIKEILPTGGFGSRYPEDMSPNWQ
- a CDS encoding PLP-dependent cysteine synthase family protein, yielding MPRLTTADRSWSDEAVRRIEAEGNRSADTHLFAVPLPEHWGVQVYLKDESTHRTGSLKHRLARSLFLFGLVNGWITEGTTIVEASSGSTAVSEAYFAQLLGLPFIAVMTATTSPEKIALIEQYGGKCRFVEHASDVYASAEAVARETGGHYMDQFTFAERATDWRGNNNIAESIFGQLALEPHPLPTWIVVGAGTGGTSATIGRYLRYHRHPTRLAVVDPEHSAFYPAWAHPGSTPTGRSSRIEGIGRPRPEPSFVPSVIDVMIRVPDAASVAAAQHLRTLTGLHAGPSTGTNLWGVWQLVADLIADGRSGSIVSLMCDSGDRYAATYNDHDWLMRKGLDPSPALSTLHDFFETGVWPEGTLDPTD
- a CDS encoding NmrA family NAD(P)-binding protein; translation: MIVITGATGTLNGTTVDHLLTRVPASEIVVVARDITKAQRFADAGVQVRPGDYASPAGLPAAFAGADQLLLVSSSDPKADAVALHRNAIEAAVEVGVGRVLYTSHQGAAPNTPFAPGRDHYATEQILADSGLAWTSLRNGFYAHSLNQIAGPWRDTGRISVPADGPVSWTAREDAAEAAAVVMTSGRTFDGPTTLTAPAAVSFGEIAAIASELSGRDIEFEVLDPDEWLAAMVTAGQAKFMARFILGMYQAAQEGFFSGVDPLLGDLLDRAPRSAQDALMAAPAYHH
- a CDS encoding TetR/AcrR family transcriptional regulator, which codes for MTGTTRRRDDTRARIVEVAAGLLQEHGSAAVTTRGVAEAAGVQAPAIYRLFGDKDGLMEAIAEHVMATQVAAKAGVVAAASSDGVDPLADLRAGWASYMEFGLSNPALFHLLSDPTRAARSPAAEAGQDVLRARVHRIAMTGRLRVGEQRAVALIHAAGVGVITTLLATPVADRDPDLPEVMLHAVLKQILTDATAPADDASVAVALRAAAPQLDMLSPAEQYLLTEWLDRVITMNRRPGGDEAGEAEERQKRGGGGDGQGRAGMCVG
- a CDS encoding BLUF domain-containing protein; this translates as MATSADQTFSIVYSSTANHPLSDTDLAALLTTSRRNNARVDVTGLLLYRQGRFLQVLEGPEAGVRDRFRMIESDARHTDVRVLVEDRSMQRQFPDWTMAYEPITTAMAADIPGYGRSFDDMAGVSRSEDLADTIRTARALIHWFQDRSIPLL